ACGACCGCTACGCGGCGATCGTCTACGCGGTCTGCCTGCGGGTTCTGCGGCAGCCGGCAGACGCCGAGGCGGCAGTTTCGGATGTGTTTCTGGAAATCTGGCGGAAACCTTCGGGATTTGATGGCGCCAGGGGCTCCTGCCGCACGTACTTAGTAACGCTGGCCCGTAGCCGTTCTATTGACCGATTGAGGTCGGCCGCCACCCGCCGCGGCAAGACGGCCGAGGCCCAAGAATCGGGCGCCTCAGCGACCGGCAACGACGCGTCGGCCCCCGACCCCTCCGCGGCGGTTGAGTCGTCCGAGCAACGCAGCGCCGTGCGGCTGGCGGTGCGTCAGCTCAGTGACGAGCAACGAGAAGTGTTGATGCGGTCCTTCTTCGATGGTCTCACCCACAAGCAGATTGCTGAACAACTCGGCCTTCCGCTGGGCACCGTCAAGACGCGCATCCGGAGCGGCCTCAAGACGCTCCGACGTGTGCTGGCCGAGATGGGAGTGCGTGATGCGGTGTGACGAGGTTCAAGACCGACTGCCCGAGTACGTCGCGGGCTCGCTGCCCGAGGGCGAGCGGGCGCGTGTCGACGCGCACCTGCGCTCGGGGTGTCCGGAATGCGCCGCCGAGCGTGACGCCATTGAGCAGGCGGTTGGCCTGCTGGCTGAGGGCCTGCCGCCTGTCACGCCCCGCGCGGGTCTCCGCGACGATGTGCTGGCCGCCATTGAGAACGAACGCGTAACGCCGGCGACGGCCGGCAATCCGGCTAGTGAACAAAGCTGGGCAGGGTACCTGCCGTACCTGGCGGTCACGGTTTGTGCAGCCGTGGTCGGCGTGGCCGCTTCGTTGTTCCTGGGCCCCGGCGGAGCGACCGACCCTGGGGGTGTGGCCGGTGTGAGCGACCCCGCAGCCGACGAGGCGGGCGTCATCCAGTGGCGCCGGCGTGTCGCGGCCGCCGAGCGCGAGTTTGGACCGCCGCGGGCGCAATTGACCGGCATGCCGACCAGGTCCGAGGACCCGCGGATCCAGGCGGTTGTCTTCTACGACCCGCTCGCCAGCCAGATGCACGTGCTGGTGGCGGGCGTTGAGGTGAGCGATCCGGGACGCCGCGTGTGGGCCTGGTTCGTCGACGACGCCGACGCGGTGCTGTTCGGCGGCCCTCTCGACTCGATCGGCGCCGCGCAGGCGAGCGGCGTCGTGGATGTCCCCGGCGACACCACGCGTGTCCGCGGCGTGCTGCTCACCGATGAACCGGCCGGCGACCACGCCGCGCCCACCGGCCCAGAGTTGGGTCGGATGCAGATCGGCGCCGAGCCGTGACGCCAATTCCATTTCGCTACGGCGAGTCGTCGGGCCGCAGGTGGTAGAGCAGGAACGCGATGTCATCGGCGGCCTGCTCGATGAGCTTGGTGGTGGGCGTGCCGGCGCCGTGCCCGGCCCGCGACTCGATGTGCATCAGGATCGGCGCGTCGCCTGCCTGGGCGGCCTGCATTCTTGCTCCGAACTTGAAGCTGTGCATCGGCACGACGCGGTCGTCGGTGTCGGCGGTGCTGATCAGGGTCGGCGGGTAGGCGGTCCCGGGTTCGATGTTGTGGTAGGGCGAGTAGGCTAGCAGCGTCTCGAACTGGTCGGGCTCGTCGGCCGAGCCGTACTCGCTCCGCCAGAACTGACCGGCCGTGAACTGGTGGAACCGCAGCATGTCCATCACGCCCACGCCCGGCAGGCACGCGCCGAACAGCTCGGGCCGCTGGGTCATGACCGCGCCAACCAGCAGGCCGCCGTTGCTGCGTCCCTGGATGCCGAGCGTCTGGGGGCTGGCGTACTTGTGTTCGATCAGCCACTCGGCCGCGGCGATAAAGTCGTCAAAGACGTTCTGCTTCTTGTCGAGCTTGCCGGCCAGGTGCCAGTCCTCGCCGTATTCGCCGCCGCCGCGGAGATTCGCCACCGCCAGCACGCCGCCCTGCTCCATCCACTCCAGGCGGCTGACGGAGAAGCCGGGCGTGACCGAGATGCTGAACCCGCCGTAGCCGTACAGCAGAGTTGGGTTCTGCCCGTCGAGCTGAATCCCCTTCTTGTGCGCCAGGAACATGGGTATCCGCACGCCGTCCTTGCTCTCGTAGAACACGCGGCTGACCTGGTAGTCCGCTGGGTTGAAGTCGACCTTGGGCTGGCGGACCAGCCGGCTCTCGCCTGACGCGATGTCGTAGCGGTAGGTGCTGGGCGGGTGGTCGTAGCTGCTGTAGGTGTAGAAGGTTTCGGTTTGGTTAGGCTTGCCGCCAAAGCCGCCCGCGCTGCCGAGTCCGGGCAGCTCCACAGTGCGCTCCAGCTCGCCGTCGACGCTGTACACCTTCACCACCGACGCCACGTCCTGCAGGTAGCTGGCGATCAGCTTGCCGCCGACGTGCGACACGTCTTCCAACGCGGCGTCGGACTGTGGGATGACTTCGACCAGCTTGTCGAGCGCCGGCTCGTTGATGTCCATCGCCACCACCCGCCGTCGGGGCGCCTGGTAGTCAGTCAGCAGGTAGAGTGTGGCGCCATCGCTGCCGATGGGGGCGAACAGGTGGTCGAAGTTGTCGACCAGCGGGCGGAACTCGGCCTCCGTTTCCGCCGCCGGGCGGTAGTACAGATGGTTCTGCCAGTCGGTGCCGTGGCGGGCGGTCGCGAGCAGGTACTTGCCGTCAAACGTGCGGCTGACGCCGAGTGACCAGTCCGGGTGCTCCGGGATGCGGAACACCAGCCGGTCTTCCGCCTGGGGCTCGCCGAGCTTGTGGTAGTAGATTGCCGGGTTTAAAGCGGCCGATTGAAACTCCTCGCCTTCGGCCGGCTCGGGGTACCGTTTGTAGTAGAACCCCTCGCCCGGCTTGTCCCAGGTGACGCTGGTGAACTTCACCCACTTGAGCTCGTCGGGCAGAGTCGACTTGTCGTCGAGGTTCATCACGTAGATGGTCCGCCAGTCGCTGCCGGCCTCGCTCTTCTGGTAGGCCAGGAAGCGGCCGTCCTCGCTGGCCGACGTGCCCGCCAGGGCGACCGTGCCGTCGTTGCTCCAGGTGTTGGGGTCGATCAGCACCTGGCCGTCGGCGTCGTAGGCGTCGGTGATGTACAAGACGGCCTGGTTCTGCAGCCCGTCGTTCTTGGAGTACAGGTACCGATCGCCCACTCTGCGGGGCGGACCGTAACGCTCGAAGTTCCAGAGCTCCGTCAGCCGCTCCTTGACCGCTTCGAGCCCCGGCAGGTTCTCCAGGTAGCTGTCGGTGAATGCTTGCTGCGACTTCACCCAGTCGGCGACCTCGTCCGACACGCGCACGTCGTCCTCGAGCCAGCGGTACGGGTCCGGGACGCTCTGCCCGTGCAGCACGTCCACGTGGTCGACGGTCCGGGTCTGTGGGTACGGGGGCTTGTCCACGCTGGGCGCCTCGGCGGGTACGGGAGTGGGTACGACAAACAGCAGCGGCGTCATCAACCAGGCGGAGGGCTTCATGGCGTTGCTCAATGTGGGGCGAGGTTGGGTGAGAGGCGGGGCGTCAGTTCGCGGGCGGCCAGGCGCGGTAGGCGGACTGCAGCAGCCAGTGGGCGCCGTCGGGCATCAGGTCTTGGTGGATCGCCCAGAACGACAGACCCCGGTAGCCCTGCTGCTGGGCCCACTTGGACTTCTCGTCGATGCTGTTGCGGTCGTCGAAGCAGATCAGCAGCGGCGACTTCCGCTGCGCGGGGGGCCTCGCCCAGGGGGCATGGCTGTCGTGGTCCCACATGGCCGGCCAGCCCTGCCCGACGAGCTCGCGGACCTTGCGGAAGTCGAGCGCGCCGTGCTGCTGACGCTTGGCCGGGTCGAGCGGCTCCAGCGGCTTGGAGACCGGCAACGCCCTCCCGTACATCGGCAACCCGACGATCAGCTTCCCCTTCGGGACTCCCCGGTCCTTGTGCCAGTACTCCATGGCCGACTGCACCGATCGCCAGCTGCGCTCCGGGTCCTTCGGGGAAGGGAACAGCGGCGCGTGGTGTCCTGCGGTCCGCTCCCAGGGCCCGCTCATGTCGTAGGCCATGACGTTGAACCAGTCGATGCGGCTGGCGATGGCGCCGGTATCGAACCACTTGCCGAGGTGGTTGGACGGCGGCACCGCCGCGGTCAGCAGGTAAGGGGTCCTCCTCCGCGAACGCCGAGCTGCCGCGTCGAGTTCGCCGCGGAGCAGCTTCACGAGCCGAGCAAAGCCCTCCATGGTTTGCTGGTTGTGGGGCGACTCCCAGTCGATGTCGACGCCATCGTAACCGTTGTCGATTGCCGCGGCGGTGACCGACTTCGCGTATGCCTCAAGGCGTTCGGGCGATTGGGCAATCTTTGTCAGGCCCTCCGCGGTCTTCCCGCCGCCCAGGCTGAGCAGCACCCTCACACGGTTCTGGTGGGCCGCTTCGGTCAGCCGCTTGCTGGGGACCAGGTCGTTCTCGACCAGTTCTCCGTCGGAGTCGACCGCCAGGAACGCGTGGCTGACGTGCGTCAGCTGGCGCCACGGGATCTGTTCGATCGGCAGGTCGCCGATCGCCGCGTAGTAGCCCAGGAACACCCGTGGGGTCCGCTGGGCAGTTGCGGGCGTGGCGCAGGCCAGAGCCGTGGCGAGGATCATCAGCGGGGCGAGTCGGCGGGCGACCATAGCGGCTACTCTGGCATTTCTCGATTCGTGACTTTCGCTATTCTTATGGTCCGTCAAACAGGAACACTCCGCCAGCCCCAAACCCCCTAGGGCGCCAGGAGCGGGCACGCGAAAGGAATCGGCGCACATGGCAGGCAACGCGGCGTACGACGCGGTTATCATCGGCGGCGGTCACAACGGGTTGGTCTGTGCCTGCTACCTTGCCAAGGCGGGCAAGAAGGTCTGCGTGCTGGAGCGCCGGCACGTGCTGGGCGGCTGTGCAACGACCGAGGAGCTTTGGCCCGGCTACAAGGTCAGCACCGCGGCCTACGTGATCAGCCTGTTCCTCCCGCAGATCATCCGCGACCTCAAGCTCAAGGAGCATGGCCTCGAGGTCCTGCCGCGGACTCCTAGCTCGTTCACCCCCCTGCCCGACGGCCGCAGCCTGCTGATGGGCCCCGACGCCGAGCTGTGCCACCGCGAGATAAGCCAGTTCAGCGCCCGCGACGCCGAGCAGTACCCCAAGTACGAAGCCCTGCTGGAACGGGTAGCCGCGGTGCTGGAGCCGGTGCTCAGCGAAGCCGCGCCCGACCCGCTGCCGCTGCCAGCCAGCTGGCGGAAGATCGGCATCCCCAAGAAGATGCGGGACATTAAGAAGGGCTGGTCGATGTATCAGGCGATGGCGTCGCTTGGGGACGACATGCCCGCCGCCATCGAGCTGCTCACCGGCCCCGCGCGACCTATCCTGGAGCGATGGTTCGAGTCAGAGGCGCTCAAGGCCACCCTCGCGACCGACGCCATCATCGGCGCCTTCCTGTCGATCAGCTCGCCCGGCAGCGCGTACGTGCTGCTGCACCACGTGATGGGCGAGGCGGGCGGCGCCCGCGGCGTGTGGGGCTACGTCCGGGGCGGCATGGGCGCCCTGTCTGAGGCGCTCGCCAGCGCCGGGAAGCAGTTGGGGGTGGACGTGCGACGCGAGTCGCCGGTGGCCGGCATCAACACCAGCGGCGGCAAGGCGGTCGGCGTGACGCTGGTTGACGGCTCGGTCATCGAGGCGCCGGTCGTCGGCTCGAGCGTCGACGCGCACCTGACGTTCGAGAAGTTCTTACAGCCGGCGGATCTGCCAGAGAGCTTCCGCACGGCGGTGGCGAACATCGACTACGCCTCGGCGTCAATGAAGATCAACCTGGCGCTCGCCGAGCCGCCCAACTTCACCGCCCGCCCGACCGAGCCGGGAGCACCGCGGGGCGTGATGCCGCACCACCACGGCACGATGCACATTGGCCCCTCGATGGACTACCTGGAACGCGCCTACGACGACGCCAAGTACGGCCGTCCGGCCGAGGAGCCGATCCTCGAGATGACGATGGCGACCAGCGTCGACGAGACCATCGCCCCGGCCGGCAAGCACATCCTGTCGATGTTCGTACAGTACGCGCCCTTCAACCTGGCGCCGCTAGACGCCCGCGACCGCACCGAGGAGACCGTGCAGAAGTCGCCCGACCAGTGGGACGCTATCAAGGACGACTTTGCCGACCGCTGCATCCGCAAGCTGGCCGAGTACGCCCCCAACGTGCCCGACGCCATCGAGCACCGCCAGGTGCTCAGCCCGCTGGACCTGGAGCGGACCTACGGCATCACCGGCGGCAACATCATGCAGGGCGCGATGAACGCCAACCAGCTCTACTGCTTCCGGCCGGTGCCGGGATGGGCCGACCACCGCACCCCGGTCAGCGGACTCTATCTGTGCGGCGCCGCCAGTCACCCAGGCGGCGGTGTGATGGGCGCGTGCGGCAAGAACGCGGCGGAAGAGATCCTCCGCGACGGTCGGTGGGGGTAGCGGTCCTGGGGCAGCCGTATGCTGGCTAGCTGTTTGTCGGGGCGCCCCGTTTGTGGCAAACTAGCCGAATGGCCCAGAAGCTCCTGTTAGTCGACGACGATGAGCTGCTCCGCGAGCGGATGGCGCGGGCGTTGACCAAACGCGGGCTCGAGGTGCACCCGGCCGCAAACGCGGATGAGGCAGTCGCCGTCGCCAGAGCGGAGGGGCCGGACCTTGCAGTGCTCGACCTCAAGATGCCAGGCCGCACCGGACTGGAGCTGCTGACCGAGCTGCGGGGTCTGCTGCCCGAATTGAAGTGTGTGATCCTGACGGGGTACGGCAGCATCGCCAACGCGGTCGACGCGATGCGGCTGGGCGCGGTCAACTACATCACCAAGCCGGCCGACGCCGATCAGGTCGTCGAGGCGTTCCGCCGCGGCGGGGGCGAGCTGCCTACCGAGCCCGCCGCGGCCGACGAGATCCACCCGCCTTCGCTCGCCGAAGCCGAGTGGAACCACATCCAGCAGACGCTTTCGGACTGCGACGGCAACGTCACCCGCGCGGCGGAGAAGCTCGGCATCCCCCGTCGTACCCTGCAACGCAAGCTGAAGAAGCTGGCGCCTTAGTGGATCTGGGGCGCCGCGGCGCCAGCGGCCACGCGCAAACATCCAAGCCCACCCATTCGGGTGTGACTCTTTGCCGTCTAGTTGAGCCGCGATTCGGTCGTTATCTTTAGCTCCTTACTGCACTTGTGCAGCGTCGCGCTCACCGAGTCACGCCTCGAAGTAGCTCTTCTAACTGACGTTGCATAGGTGCTGGCGGGCCGTCCTGGAGACCAGGCCGGTTCGTCGTAAGTCGTTTTTTGATAGACACTTGCAATTTGACGGACCGGCTGTGGACCGCTTTCACTTTCCGCCCTGGGTCAACACGTTCACTC
This genomic interval from Posidoniimonas corsicana contains the following:
- a CDS encoding glycoside hydrolase family 18 protein, coding for MVARRLAPLMILATALACATPATAQRTPRVFLGYYAAIGDLPIEQIPWRQLTHVSHAFLAVDSDGELVENDLVPSKRLTEAAHQNRVRVLLSLGGGKTAEGLTKIAQSPERLEAYAKSVTAAAIDNGYDGVDIDWESPHNQQTMEGFARLVKLLRGELDAAARRSRRRTPYLLTAAVPPSNHLGKWFDTGAIASRIDWFNVMAYDMSGPWERTAGHHAPLFPSPKDPERSWRSVQSAMEYWHKDRGVPKGKLIVGLPMYGRALPVSKPLEPLDPAKRQQHGALDFRKVRELVGQGWPAMWDHDSHAPWARPPAQRKSPLLICFDDRNSIDEKSKWAQQQGYRGLSFWAIHQDLMPDGAHWLLQSAYRAWPPAN
- a CDS encoding response regulator transcription factor codes for the protein MAQKLLLVDDDELLRERMARALTKRGLEVHPAANADEAVAVARAEGPDLAVLDLKMPGRTGLELLTELRGLLPELKCVILTGYGSIANAVDAMRLGAVNYITKPADADQVVEAFRRGGGELPTEPAAADEIHPPSLAEAEWNHIQQTLSDCDGNVTRAAEKLGIPRRTLQRKLKKLAP
- a CDS encoding zf-HC2 domain-containing protein, with amino-acid sequence MRCDEVQDRLPEYVAGSLPEGERARVDAHLRSGCPECAAERDAIEQAVGLLAEGLPPVTPRAGLRDDVLAAIENERVTPATAGNPASEQSWAGYLPYLAVTVCAAVVGVAASLFLGPGGATDPGGVAGVSDPAADEAGVIQWRRRVAAAEREFGPPRAQLTGMPTRSEDPRIQAVVFYDPLASQMHVLVAGVEVSDPGRRVWAWFVDDADAVLFGGPLDSIGAAQASGVVDVPGDTTRVRGVLLTDEPAGDHAAPTGPELGRMQIGAEP
- a CDS encoding sigma-70 family RNA polymerase sigma factor, with the translated sequence MPEAAQPDAAPDGPTDSTLMDRVAHGDRAALAEVYDRYAAIVYAVCLRVLRQPADAEAAVSDVFLEIWRKPSGFDGARGSCRTYLVTLARSRSIDRLRSAATRRGKTAEAQESGASATGNDASAPDPSAAVESSEQRSAVRLAVRQLSDEQREVLMRSFFDGLTHKQIAEQLGLPLGTVKTRIRSGLKTLRRVLAEMGVRDAV
- a CDS encoding prolyl oligopeptidase family serine peptidase, with translation MKPSAWLMTPLLFVVPTPVPAEAPSVDKPPYPQTRTVDHVDVLHGQSVPDPYRWLEDDVRVSDEVADWVKSQQAFTDSYLENLPGLEAVKERLTELWNFERYGPPRRVGDRYLYSKNDGLQNQAVLYITDAYDADGQVLIDPNTWSNDGTVALAGTSASEDGRFLAYQKSEAGSDWRTIYVMNLDDKSTLPDELKWVKFTSVTWDKPGEGFYYKRYPEPAEGEEFQSAALNPAIYYHKLGEPQAEDRLVFRIPEHPDWSLGVSRTFDGKYLLATARHGTDWQNHLYYRPAAETEAEFRPLVDNFDHLFAPIGSDGATLYLLTDYQAPRRRVVAMDINEPALDKLVEVIPQSDAALEDVSHVGGKLIASYLQDVASVVKVYSVDGELERTVELPGLGSAGGFGGKPNQTETFYTYSSYDHPPSTYRYDIASGESRLVRQPKVDFNPADYQVSRVFYESKDGVRIPMFLAHKKGIQLDGQNPTLLYGYGGFSISVTPGFSVSRLEWMEQGGVLAVANLRGGGEYGEDWHLAGKLDKKQNVFDDFIAAAEWLIEHKYASPQTLGIQGRSNGGLLVGAVMTQRPELFGACLPGVGVMDMLRFHQFTAGQFWRSEYGSADEPDQFETLLAYSPYHNIEPGTAYPPTLISTADTDDRVVPMHSFKFGARMQAAQAGDAPILMHIESRAGHGAGTPTTKLIEQAADDIAFLLYHLRPDDSP